The following proteins come from a genomic window of Alnus glutinosa chromosome 10, dhAlnGlut1.1, whole genome shotgun sequence:
- the LOC133879076 gene encoding uncharacterized protein LOC133879076 — translation MTSESSLGGARGLDVLPTTISWFRNGGDNETADLLERVVYPEEVTHCAAGVKWFKYLCLRAKNPTWDQGSMASPGGSGASEKTLGENGAIQKFHSIVRTYFRGPLKPPFNEEARKAAGFGPQWYEPLAVKEVSSRMETIL, via the exons ATGACTTCTGAGTCATCACTTGGTGGA GCAAGAGGACTTGATGTGCTGCCCACAACCATTTCTTGGTTTCGCAATGGAGGTGATAATGAGACAGCAGATTTACTAGAGAGAGTGGTTTACCCCGAAGAGGTTACCCATTGTGCTGCTGGTGTTAAATGGTTTAAGTATCTTTGCCTGAGGGCTAAAAATCCTACTTGGGATCAGGGCAGCATGGCATCTCCAGGTGGGTCAGGAGCAAGTGAAAAAACGCTAGGGGAAAATGGAGCAATTCAGAAGTTTCACTCGATAGTGAGGACATACTTCAGGGGACCATTGAAACCACCTTTCAATGAGGAAGCAAGAAAAGCTGCTGGGTTTGGCCCTCAGTGGTATGAACCACTTGCTGTCAAAGAGGTTAGCTCTAGAATGGAAACAATATTGTAA
- the LOC133879078 gene encoding uncharacterized protein LOC133879078 has translation MALLYGPLVIFRCAFRYGCYITITLLLDNTLNIKYMTRICFLGNVGPHVAIEMKDRYMEVAVKHPHLLLHLLLRLLPSRCLTLGYFGKLLWLLHLEQLSELQLRGNEGAIAADDWLTSYEGLAETAKCTNEQKVEYVGLVFRSEAQQWWKSKRLHLVIELGQGVPIPWGRFKREFNDRFFPLAQKQQCARDFLELKQGSMSVEQYSAEFLKLSRYATYLIPDEETKVEKFRGGLVPRLLERIIFVKVADYSEMVHVATIAEKGIKTAAAEYFSRKRLMSSGTSSAPPIKKQATSSSSGSQGRNTTYVSQGSGSPQRCRRCGKPHMGECRFGLGVFYKCGKPGHFARECTQADGNRGQGSQASVNQPRPAAPARVYAITPENVLPEDNATDVVTCTIPLFGRVACALFDPGASHSFISSSYVKLCKVSTEPLEHNICVATPVGDVVTCKKYVGNCPIVIKGRVLSAKLAVFGMMGFDVILGMDRLSKYNANMDCRRKEIIFRPHGMEEFTYCGSKVRSSPPLLSAVQAIKNVKDGAQAYLAYIQAKPETKARLEEIPVTVKWSSLLT, from the exons atggctcttttgtatggaccactAGTTATttttagatgtgctttccgttATGGTTGTTATATTACAATTACTCTGCTTCTAGATAATACTCTGAATATCAAGTACATG ACAAGAATATGCTTCCTAGGCAACGTAGGCCCCCACGTCGCTATAGAGATGAAGGATCGGTACATGGAGGTGGCGGTGAAGCACccccacctcctcctccacctcctcctccgccTCCTCCCCTCCAGATGCCTGACTTTGGGCTATTTTGGGAAGCTCTTATGGCTGCTGCACCTAGAGCAGCTGAGTGAGCTCCAGTTGAGG GGAAATGAGGGAGCCATTGCTGCGGATGATTGGCTTACCTCTTATGAGGGATTAGCTGAAACGGCTAAGTGTACCAACGAGCAAAAAGTTGAGTACGTTGGTCTTGTATTCCGTAGTGAAGCACAACAGTGGTGGAAATCTAAGAGACTGCACCTTGTGATAGAACTTGGACAAGGAGTTCCCATTCCATGGGGGCGTTTCAAGCGAGAGTTTAATGATCGTTTCTTCCCACTTGCTCAAAAGCAACAATGTGCAAGGGACTTCTTAGAACTCAAACAGGGATCCATGTCCGTAGAGCAATATTCGGCAGAATTTCTGAAGCTATCAAGGTATGCCACATATCTCATTCCTGATGAAGAGACCAAGGTGGAGAAGTTCCGAGGTGGCTTAGTGCCACGACTCCTTGAGCGAATCATCTTTGTAAAGGTGGCTGATTATTCAGAGATGGTGCATGTCGCCACCATTGCAGAAAAGGGGATCAAGACAGCGGCTGCAGAATACTTTAGCCGGAAGCGGTTAATGTCCTCTGGGACTTCCTCTGCACCACCGATCAAGAAGCAAGCTACGAGCAGTAGTTCCGGATCACAGGGAAGGAATACCACCTATGTTAGTCAGGGTAGTGGCAGTCCTCAAAGATGCAGAAGGTGCGGGAAACCGCATATGGGGGAGTGCAGATTTGGGTTAGGGGTATTTTACAAGTGTGGCAAGCCTGGCCACTTTGCTAGAGAATGTACCCAAGCGGATGGGAACAGAGGACAAGGGTCTCAGGCTAGCGTCAATCAGCCTAGGCCTGCAGCTCCAGCTCGGGTGTATGCTATCACCCCAGAGAATGTCCTACCCGAGGACAACGCCACTGATGTAGTCACATGTACgattcctttgtttggtagaGTTGCTTGTGCGTTGTTTGACCCGGGTGCTTCGCACTCGTTTATTTCCTCATCATATGTGAAGTTATGTAAAGTGAGCACTGAACCATTAGAGCATAATATATGTGTGGCCACCCCTGTCGGTGACGTTGTCACTTGTAAGAAGTATGTGGGCAATTGTCCTATTGTTATCAAAGGGAGAGTTTTATCGGCGAAATTAGCGGTGTTTGGCATGATGGGCTTCGATGTCATTTTGGGAATGGACCGGCTATCGAAGTATAATGCCAACATGGATTGCCGTaggaaagaaattatttttcgacCTCATGGCATGGAAGAATTCACATATTGTGGATCTAAAGTGCGATCTTCTCCGCCACTTCTCTCCGCCGTTCAAGCGATCAAAAATGTCAAAGATGGAGCACAGGCTTACTTGGCGTATATACAAGCTAAGCCAGAGACTAAGGCAAGGTTGGAAGAGATTCCAGTA ACCGTGAAGTGGAGTTCTCTATTGACTTAG